One Lepus europaeus isolate LE1 chromosome 17, mLepTim1.pri, whole genome shotgun sequence genomic window, ATGGGCCTGGGCCTCCATCAGCTCCATAGGGCCCAGGCCGTGAGGGCTGCGATCTGGCAGACTCTAATCAGGCCCCACCACACCCAGAAGGTCAGGTCTGAGAGACGTGGGAGCCTGCTTCAGAGTCCGGCCATGGGCCTGGCCCACGTGAGCAGGAGCAGGAACGtgcctgctggctcccggtcagcgggcttcccagcctcccccGGTCAGCGGGCCTCACAgcctccagcctgctggccgCTAGGTTGCCTCCCTGGCCCACCTCACTGGGTGTTCAGGGCTCCCTGCCAGGGGCCACCTGCCTAGCACAGCCAGGATAGGGGCTGCGTGCATGAGGTTCCCCGGAGTGTGCTTTCTTGGTGCCACTGGCTGCCAGTGACACAGCAGGAAGGCATGGCTGTCCCCATTTCatggaggaggaaactgaggctcaggctgGGCTAGTGACTAAGGGAAGCAGCACGTGGCACATGGCTTGAGGCGTCTGTCCACCCTAAGCCACCAGGGAGGCCGCCCGGCCCCTCAACAGGTGATGTAACAGGGACCAGGACAGCTGCTTCCTGGGGCACTCTGGCTCAGGTGAGAGACCTcccgggtggggctgggctgcggTGTGCCCTTCTGCATACCTCTGCGGGGAGGGGCACCGCTGAGCTCACAGGGCCTCCCCAAGTCCCACCTGCCATGTGCTCCGTGGATGAGGGTCAGCTGAGTGGCCAGCCAGAGTGACTGCGCCCCGTGTCCTCCTCTGCCCTGGGCACGGCACCGCCCCGAGCCTCCCACCTGCCCTGTGGAAGCTGCCAGGCTTCCCTGCAGAGCCAGGGGACAGGATGGGCAGTGCCCCACTCCACTTGTGTTCCTGACCTGAGTGGTTACGCTGACCCCCTCCCAAACCCTTGACTCGGCCACACCGGAGATCCTGAACAGCAGGCTGGAAGCCTTGGGCCTTGTCACCAGGTATCTCCGAGTGCCCAGGCTTGGAGATCTTGGACTGCAGGGGCAGGCATGGCCGGCGCCTCCAAGAGCTGTCACCTCCCAGAGCACTcaagcccccagccctggggaagTGGCATGTGCAGAGCTGGCCTCTCCTGCCCAGCCTTAGCCCTGCTCCCTGTCCCTCCCAGGGTCCCTAGGACACCGAGTGCCAGGCTCTCCTGCTGTCAGAGGGGCATGGCCACCGCCCACAGCACTGGAGTGGCCCCACCCAGCTCTTCCTCCTGCCGCCGCCTCCACTGACtcacctgcccagcccaggcgAGGGCTCGGCCCATCAGAGGCATCTATAAAAGCCGGCTGGTGCAGTCCCTGGCATCCTGCTTGTCAACCACCCGCTGCCACACAATGCTGGGAGGCCTGGGGAAGCTGGCGGCTGAGGGCCTGGCCCACCGCACGGAGAAGGCCACTGAGGGAGCCGGTGAGCACCCTGGGGCTGCTTTGCACCTgggccagggtggggcaggggagcagaCTCGACTGGGCCTGTCGGAGGCAGATTCCAGCAGACAGGCGGAGGTGCAGAGCCCTGGTCTACCAGCCCCACTGGGACCGAGGGagcgggggcagggcggggggcaggagccaggagccaggcagaacAGCCTGTGTTAGAGCCGGGAGAGTCTCATTGACCGCAACAGCTCAGGACCAGGAGGGAGGCCAGTCCAGAGGGGGCAGGGGTGCAGTCAGATGCTGGGGGCGTGGGGGCCGGCAGTTGGCCAGTCTGGCTTTGCCTAGCCTCTGGGTTTTACACGATTTCCCGTTTGACAGTTGAGAGAACCCAGCAGGGGAGGGTGGAGCAACAGAACCAGTTCTGACTCCGAAATCGTCCAGTTTggacccaaactggaaacaactcgGACGTGCGCACAGCACCCCCTCTCGTGGGAGGAGCTGCCTCGCGGGGCTTGGCTTTGCAGGACCAGGCACCGGATTAGGCCCGTCCAGAGGGGCGTGGCGCCCTCGCAAACAGGCCTGGCCCTGACTCTGCGTCCCCAGCTGGCGGCAGGCCCACTCCTGGGCgtcccaggctgtgccaggctgggggCCGCGGAGGCCCCGTGGCCTCATTGGGCTCTCTCTGCCTGGAGTCTTTGAAGGGACCCAGCTGGAGCCCCTTGTTGTGAGCCGGTGGGGGTGTGGCGCGGCGAGCCACGCTGCGCCCTCACCCTGCACTTGTCTTCTCCGTTCAGTTCACGCCGTGGAGGAAGTGGTGAAGGAGGTGGTGGAGCATGCCAAGGAGGCTGGAGAGAAAGGTACCGGGGCTAAGGCTGGGCAGGAGAAACGGGGcgcggggggagggaggaagtagGGGGCGCAGCGAgggaagcggggtgggggggtggggtggagaagggAGCTAGGGGCTGGGCCGGCCCCTTCTTTGCCCAACCAGGGCGAGCCCTGCTCGCATTTTGCAACCCCTTCCTGCTGGCATGCAATTGTCGTGTTGGCATCCGGGCGCCATCCTCATCGTCCCCTCTGTGGGTCCCCAAGACTGTGTAGCTGTGCGCTGGAACAGCGTGCCACAGATCTAACATTCCTTATTTCTATAAACACGTATGTACGCACGTGTGTTGTGAGTAGAACCCATGTAAGAAGCATGAGCTACCCCACTCCTTATGCCGAAATAGGAGCTGCGTCTCCAGgttcatggacaaatggaatcGAAAgattattttggggcaaaaccaATGTGAAATTcgtgcattatttttttttttttcataatgcgtatttccatgaactttttgaagaccctgcataGCTTGCAGGGGAACCAGGGGCCTAAATGTTAACACGTGAATTTGTTGAATTATTAGATGGTACCCGTCTTGATTCAGGCTGCTGGGTTAAACTACTTTCATGTGGGGAGCTTATAAACCATAGCAACCCATTACTGGCAGATTTCCTGTCCTGTGAGGGCCCACCTCctacctcctggctcccaggccgtGCCTCCAGCCTGCATGCAGTGGGAGGAGCAAACTAGCTCCTGGGGTTCCCGTATCAGGGCACCAAACCCTGCTCTGCCCTCATAACCTAATTACTTCCCCTTTGCCCTACCTCTTAATCCCAGCACACTGAGGATTTGGGTTTCAACGTATGGATTTTGGGGGGACACATTCACCCCACAGCAGGACCATGGCAGACTTTGGCAGAATCTTAGGGAGAGGAGGATCTTTTTAATCTAGGGCAGAAAATTCAGCAGCCATAAAGGAAACATCAGGCAAGCCCGacaatataaaatttcaaaattttccatgGTAGACCAAAAAAAACTAATCAGCCAAGCCAATAGAAAAACCGATAGGCTAagggaaaatatttgtaacataaACAATAATCTGATATAACAACCCAATATAAAAATCAGCAGGAAAGCAAAATCTAAGCAGCGAACACAGCTATGAGCAGAGGCTCTAAGTCATTGGGGGAATAAAATCAACCAGGAATTCGTTCTTCCCAGAACCCTGCTGCGCTCTGCCCCAGGGGGCCCCTCCAAGAAGAGCCCCAAGCCTGCATGCCCGGGGAGCGCCTCAGTGACAGTTCCTCTCTTTATCCCCCCACAGCCCTTGGCGAAGCCCTAAAGAAAGCCCAAGAGTCAGGGGACAAGGTGGTGAAGGAGGTCACTGAGAAGGTGTCACACACGGTCTCCGAAGCCGTCACCCACGCTGCGGAGGGCCTGGGCAAGCTGGGACAGTGAGCGTGCCTGCCCCCGCGCTGTCCCTTCCTAAATCTCAATAAAAAGACGCAAAACGTGTACGCCAGTCCCTGGATGTATTCCTGTTTGCGTGGAGACACTAGGCTGAGTATCTTTCACCACAAGTGCTGCATGTTCCCCCAGCGTTCCATCTGCTGCCTGTGTGTCCCACCTGcaggctgtgtgccaggcagcgAGCTCTCGCCCACACGCAAGGAGCTCTAGAAGAACTGCTAGCACCTGTGCTACATTtcgtcttcttttaaaaagatttattcatgtatttgaaacatactgttatatatagagagagatcttccatccactggttcactttcctaatTGCTaaaacggtcagggctgggccaggcagaaaccaggaatcaggaactccatccgggtctccgatgtggaatgcatggacccaagcacttaggccatcttctgctgctttcccaggcacattacaaggGAGcccaatcagaagtggagcaacttggGGGCCGGAGCTATGGCGTAGtgaggtaaagctgccgcccgcagcactggcatcccacacgggtgccagttctagtcccagctgctccacttccgagccaggtCTTTGCTatagctgggaaagcaatagaagatggtccaagtccctggcctctgcacccgcatgggagaactggaagaagctcctggctcctggctttggatcagtgtagctctggccaattggggagtgaaccagcaaatggaagatctctccttctctctatgtgaactctgactttcaaataataaatcaatcttaaaaagaaggagaaggagaaggagaaggagaagaagaagaagaaatggagcagccgggactcaaactggcactcatatgggatgctggtgttgcaggcagtggcataacctgctctatcacaatgccagcacctatgctaagttttttgaaagattgtttccggggccggagctgtggcacagcgggtcaaagcctggcctgaggcgccggcatcccccatgtgggcgctggttctatcctggctgctcctcttccgatccagctctctgctatggcccgggaaatcagtggtgatggcccaagtccttgggccctgcacccgtgtgggagacccagatgaagctccttgctcctggcttcggatcggtgcagctccagccattgtggccatctagggagtgggccagcggatggaggacctctctctctgtctctacctctctctgtaactctgtctttccaataaataaaataaatctaaaagattGTTTCTGGGaccagctttgtggtgtagtggaccaTTGGTTCAtgcgccggctgctccacttctcattcaggtccctgctaatgacctgagaaaagcaatggaagaagatggttcaagtgcttgggcccctgccacccacaagggagacccggaagaaactccaggctcctggcttcggcctggcccaatcctggctgttacagccatctggggagtgagccagtggattgaagatatctctttctgtctctccttctctttgtaattctacctttcaaatgaataaataaactttttaaaaataaagtagctGGATGGACTTCTGCTGAGCCATTTCATCATCCCCCAGAGGCCTGGACAGCATTTCCGCCAACCAGGTGCGGAAGCTGCTCAAGGGGGGACAGAGTCCACTGCTCATTGGCACTGAAGCTGCTGTGCTGTCTCCAGTTGGGGACTTGTTTTGGGCCCAGGCGTTGGGTGGAAGTGGACGGGAACCCTTGGCTTGGGACGGGCacttggtgtagtgggtaagactTGGAAGCTCCACTTCCTGTGTCAGAGGTTCTGGGCTTGAGTCTCGCttctgctcctggctgcagcttcctgctagtgcacacacacacacacacaccaggggggGTGCATCAGGCTATGAcccaaggagctgggtccctactatccacctaggagacccagactgggttcctggctcctggctttggcctagccccaaactgttgcaggaattttgggagtgaactagtggatgggagatccctgTCTCCGTACAAGTACAGATAAGTGCAGAAACTGAGAGTGTCTAGAACCTCTGAGTGGCAATTGCCACTGCCCAGGCCTCCAGGAGAGCCATCGGTGGCTGGTTCTCATTGAACGAGGGACAAACCAGCACAGGTTGTTGAACTTGCACAGCAAGTGCGTTGCTCATGTGCAGGAGGAACCCAGCCCGTGATGGAGTCGATAAACGTGAAGGAACTGCTCCCTGTCCCCAGAAAGCTGGAGAAGCACTGCCCACATCCCCCTGGCCTCCCGGGGGAGGAAGCTGTCCTAGAATAAGCACGTCCCtctgtctttttattattatttttcatttcagaggCAGGGGGATGGAATAGATACATTTATAGATGACAGAGaggggtagatggatggatggacagacagacacatacacacagaaacatttccattccctggttcactccctaaatgcctgtgatggctgtggctggagcagggctggaaccaggagccaggaattcaacccaagtctcccatgtacatggcaggaacccaattacttcatCCCTTGtcactgcttcctagggtctgcatagcaagaagctggggtcaggaatgagagctgggaactgaatccaagtactccagtatgggacatgggcatcttaaccacgaggctaaATGTCtactttcctctttccttcctttattttcattttgctatgTGTGTATTGTGCAATGAAGGGCATGAAATAAACCATAGaaagtattataaaaataatagatcttgccaatgaaaattataaaacatgaatgaaagaaatcatcaagtgCACACAAAAATAGGAAGATATTcttgttcatgggttggaagaattgatatcattaaaatgtctataccacctaaagcaatctacagagtcGatgtaattcctatcaaaatcccaattACATTCTTtacataatgagaaaaaacaatcctaaaattcatttgaaaccaTAAAAGACCCAGAACAACCAAAGAAAtcttggaggggtggggggaacacAGGCTGGAAGCATCATAATGTGTGATTTCAAAGCATATTAtgaagctatagtaattaaaacagtatggttCTGGCATAAAAACCAGCACATAGATTGATGAAACAGAACAAAgaacctaaaatttaaaaaaaaaaaaattatttatttatttgaaagagttacatagggagagaaggagaggcagagagagagagaggggtcttccatctgctggttcactccccaattggctgcaatggccagagctgtgctgatccggtcAGTGCCGTGGcgtggtaggttaatcctctgcctgtggcactgggagcccacatgggcaccagttctagtcccggctgctcctcttcctatccagccctctgctttggcctgggaaagcggtagaatatggcccaagtgcttgggccgctacgcctgtgtgggagacctggaagaggctcctggctcctggctcctggctcctggctcctggctcttggctcctggctttggatcggctcagctctggctgttgtggccatctgggaagtgaaccagcagatggaagacatttctctctgtctctgtctctgtctctctacatcacaaaaaaataatttaaatctttaaagaaaaattttggggctggtgctgtggcataatgggtaaagtcgctgcctgtagcaccagcatcacatatggtcgctggttcaagtccagatgctccacttctgatccagctctctgctatggcctgggaaagcagtagaagatggcccaagtccttgggccctgcacccgcatgggagaccaggagaagcacctagctcctgcctttggatcagcgcaatgcgctggccgcagcggccattggagggtgaaccaacagcaaaaaggaagacctttctctctgtctctctctctcactatccactctacttgtcaaaaaacaaaaacaaacaaacaaacaaaaaaaccaatattATGGGTTGAATCGAGTCCCCCCAAAAGATATGTCGAATTCATAATACCCAGTGCCTCAGAATGTGAACCTGTTTTCTGACCGCAAgctaggaaaggaaaggaggaactcTGCCCTGTTGATACCTTGATGGATAAGGAACGTGAGACTACAGTTTCTATTGTTTTAAGACACCCAATCTGTGGTGCTTTGTTACAACAATCCAAGGAAAACCACTGTCAAAAACCAATTGgccggggccggcaccatggctcttttggttaatcctctgcctgtggcgccggcatcccaaatgggcaccagttctagtcctggttgctcctcttccagtccagctctctgctgtggcctgggtgggcagtgaaggatggcccaagtgtttgggcccctgcaccctcatgggagaccaggaggaggcaccttgctcctggcttcggatcagtgcagcgctggctataggaagacctttctgtctttctctgtctatgactctatctgttaaattaaaaaacaaacaaacaaaaaacaattggCTAGGGGCTGCTGTTgggtagtaggctaaacctcgtcctgaggcgccggcatcccatatgggtgttgagtctcagctgctccttttccaatccagctctctgctctggcctgggaaaactgtagaagatggtccaagtgcttgagcccctgcacccacgtgggagacctggaagaagctcctggctcctggcttctgattggctcagttctggttgTTTGGccatttttgggagtgaaccagcagatggaagacatttctctctgtctctctgtctctccctctctctctaactctgcctctcaactaactaactaactaaataaaatctttaaaaaaattaattggccATAGATGTTTGAGTTTTAGTTCTGGACTCTTGATGCCAGCACACTGGCATGTATGTTTACATGCAAGTACTACCCATCttcataaattttataatttataatttatattttataattatattttatataagatttattttattttatttttattttttgacaggcagagtggatagtgagagagagagagacagagagaaaggtcttcctttttgccgttggttcaccctccaatggctgccgtggtaggcgcgctgcggctggcgcaccgcgctgatccgatggcaggagccaggtgcttctcctggtctcccatggggtgcagggccaagcacttgggccatcctccactgcactcctgggccacagcagagagctggcctggaagaggggcaaccgggacaggatcggtgccccgaccgggactagaacccggtgtgccggcgccgcaaggcggaggattagcctgttaagccacggcgccggcctataattatattttataattccaccctgtgcaggtggggctgggctggggctgaagctggaaggcaGGACtataattcaggtctcccacatgagtggcaggaagtcatcaccactgcccccagggCACTGCACTGGCAGGGAGATGAAGTCAGAAGTttgagccaggaattgaacccaagcattccaaCACTGGGTGCGGCTGTCATAAATGCTGGGCTAAATGCTCACTCCCTTAATAGAGCTTCGTAGTGAGTTCACAGTGAGTGGAAGTGTGTGTCCTATTCTTCAGTGCTGTTTTAGGGTGTTCAAGGTCACATGCACACCCCCCCCATAAACCTGAGCATCTGATTTGCTATTTCTGCAAACAAGACTATTGAAAATATGTATAGAAATTTCCAATAGGAATTTTGAACCTATTGCTTTGGTGGGTATTGTCATCTTAACATCAAATTTTCCATTCTATGAACATATTCCACTTATTTaagttattctttcatttatttttagcaatATGTTGTAGTTTTCAATGTACAAGTGTTTCACTTTcctagttaagtttattcctagatattttattcctttggatGCTATTGTAAGTGGAATTAGTTTCTTAATTTCCTATTCTGATTGTCCATTGCTGGTCTATAGAAACacaactgatttcttttttttttttttaacacaactgattttttaaaaaagatttatttatttgaaaggcagagttacagagaggcagaggcagagagagagaaagagaaagag contains:
- the FAM25A gene encoding protein FAM25A; amino-acid sequence: MLGGLGKLAAEGLAHRTEKATEGAVHAVEEVVKEVVEHAKEAGEKALGEALKKAQESGDKVVKEVTEKVSHTVSEAVTHAAEGLGKLGQ